tccattcatcCAGGTAATATGAAGACGTATCATGATTTGAAGAAGATATTCTGGTGGCCTGGGATGAAGAGTGATGTAGCCACACTTGTGTCTAAGTATTTGACGTGTCAGAAGTTGAAGATAGAGCACCAGAGACCATTGGAAAAGTTACAGCCACTTGAGATTTCTCAATGGAAGTGGAAAGAAATTGCAATAGATTTTGTGATCGGTTTGCCGAGGACTAGGTTTGGATTTGATGTAGTTTAGGTGATCGCGGATCACTTAACCAAGTCCGCTCATGTTCCTATCCGATGAACTATACATTAGAGGAATTGGCGAGGTTGTACATTAAGGAGATTGTAAGGTTGCATGGTGTTCCTAAGACGATAGTGTCAGACCGTGATCCCCGATTCACATCAAGGTTTTGGGGAGTTTTTAAAGAGCTTTCGGTACGAGACTATGTCTCAGCACAGCATATCATCCGTAAACGGATGGACAGTCGGAACGGACTATTCAGACGTTGGAGGATATTCTAAGGGCATATGTTTTGGATCACCCAGGAAGTTGGGACTGTTACATGCCATTGGTGGAATTTGTGTATAACAATAGCtttcatgcgagcatcggaatggctccgtatgaggcttTGTATGGACGGAAGTGCCAATCTCCACtgtgttggtatgaagctggtgAAGTAAGTGTGTTGGAGCCGGATTTGATAGCAGAGACCACTAAGAAGATCAAACAAATTAGGGCCAGAATCTTGACTGCGCAAAGCCAACAGAAGAGTTATGCAGATCAGAGAAGAAAACTTTTGTAATTTGAAGTGGGTGAGCACGTATTTCTGAGGGTTACTCCGACAACTGGGATTGGAATGGCGATTAAGACTAAGAAGTTGAATCCAAGGTACATTGGGCCTTTTGAGGTCTTGAGGCGAGTCGGGCCGGTGGCATATCAAGTAGTTTTGTCGCTGTGTTTGTCTAACTTACATGACGTATTCCATATGTCACAACTCCGTAAGTACACGTCAGATGCGGCTTATGTGTTAGAGCCTGAGTCGGTTGAGCTGAAGGAGAACTTGACGTTTCAAGTAACATCGGTGCGGATTGATGACACTAATGTGAAGAAGTTGCAAGGAAAGGAAGTTCTATTGGCTAAGGTAGCTTGGAAGAGAGTAGGAGTGGAAGAGCATACTTAGGAATTGGAGTCCGAGATGCAGAAGGATTATCCCGAGCTAATCTCAGGTAATCATTAAATTTTGGGGACAAAATTTCTTATTTGGTGGGGAGAATGTAAGAACCCCAATTAATTAACcgcttaattaattaatttaattgccCAAAAATaggttaaaaatttaaaatattaattagaaaatttaaacatgatatTTGAACTCAGTATATTTTTctgagttagaaaatataattttctgcAGAAAATTGCGTAAAAACGCGTACCggtaaattattattattgtgaaAAATATCTagattataatattaatattatatcataggattattattattaatgtattaaccgtattttaatatttattatttatatatttaaaaattatatttgaaatttatttatttagtttcataataaataatatttttaaattcaaataatttattaattagtttgtacttattataccaatatattcaataatttattaaaaaaagaatatcaatataatgaataatttttttaaaaaatatcatttaaagaATATGGACAAATAAACCCCTaaccaatttaaatttagagaCAATTAGGCCCTGTCCATTTTTGAACCTGACATGTCAGCATTTTCTGTTCAGAGTTGACGGAAAAACACCCATAGAGACCGCATTGGGTCACGGAAGTAAAGGACAAGGACCGAAATGGGTCGTTTTTATGGTGAGGGGTCGCGTTGAATTTTGAGAAATGGACAGGGGCCGGTTTGGTAGTTCACTCGGAAAATAAAGTTTTTTAGAGGAAGTTATGAACATTTGAAGTTTGGTGTTTAAAACTGAGATTCTGTAGAATTGAAAATTTTCTAAGTCTCGTGAGGGTTGCGTGCGTGACACAGTGCACGCGACGTGAGCATTCTATTCAGGCAGGGCATCTCGCGTACGCGGGCATTGCATGCGTATGCGAACTATCAAAATTTTGACTCTTGCGTACGCAAACACTTAACACGCGACGCGAGCATCACATTAATGTTGGGCACTCGCGTACGCGAGCAAGGGGTTGCGTATACGACCACCCAAATTTCCATGCATGCATACACGAGATAGAGGCTTGCGTACGCGAGACCCCTGTTTTGCTGAAAAATGATTTGTTATTCATTTTCAAGGTTCTCTGTCTTTCCAAACATTCTTTAAGTACCATTTAAGAATACTATCTAGTACTTAGATCCTAATATTGCTAGAGATGATTTATCGACTTAATTTAGTGAATTTCTACATGAATTTAGAGGATAGAGACTTAGGTTTCTAGGGTACTGAGGATGGATTAGTTGAGTGAGATGGTGAAGTACTGTAATGATGATAAAGGTAATGAGTTGTGGAATTATGGACTGATGATGTTTGAGACGAGTTTATGACTCGAGGTTAAATGATGACTTTACTCAGAactgaaaatgatttttgaaaatccactgatatattattttaaatgtgCCTAGCAAGGACGGTTGGTTAATCCCGCTTGTCGAGGTTGCAACAGCAGCGTAAGGGCGGTTGGTTTATCccgcttacgttgagatgtgaggtctgtggctgagtatcccgctcgcatcctTTCGGATCACAAGAATGTGCCCGACACTATATCCGTCGGGATCCCACTTATATTCGTGACCGAAAATCAACATTCCCATGGGAATGTgccgggttggcagttgaactgacaatgtgatatcacagccaaataggacaggcattcatcatgtgcatattCTATATGTTTTCTTGCGTTGCCGACTTGTATTttttgcctaattgtataacatgaTTAATTGCTTCTCGAATTACTTGATATACATGATTATACTTGTGTTTTTCTTGTATTGCTATTACGTGTGTTTTCTattgggattgaggaggttcagaaggcggtggcgatgggattgCATGGTGGTTAGGATGGCGAAGACTGTGGGACACCGGTGTAAATGTTAGATTAAAATTCCTTAAGTTAGATGACCTTTTTAAGGATTTAATtaaagttaatttttaagttgaATCTTATGCTTGATaagaagttctaggattgcatCTGGCGTCCTGAAAtcttatatcttacattactgggcactgttaccatactgagaacttccggttctcataccatattctgttgttgtttttcagatgcatgtcgtaacccacctcggtgagttatgtgatggtgacagagcggaggATCTTTATCATATTTTGGAGTCATTTTGGATCTTTTGTTTAGCACTCTCACTTTTGTATCTTTATTTGCCTTAGAGGCTAACTTTGAGAGAGATGATGTATATGCCGTTTTAGCTTTCAGAACTCTGTATGTCTGTATATAGCTAGACAGCCTAAACTCTGCAGGCTGCGGCTAGTATCTTATGACTATTATACTCATATATCTACATATGCCTTGTTATCTTGTATCTCTATCTTGTGCCTTTAAGCTTGTAGCTTCGTGTGAATATTTCGCGCTTTTGTAACTTTGTTTTTGAGCTTATTTCTTCATCAGGCTTCTAGAATTACtatctttttctttatatacatatataatatcttataaGCCTTAGAATTGTCGTGACCTTTAATTATCCTTTGCTTTACGGCATGAGGTAAGGTTTAGAGTAATTAGAGTGTTACAATGTCGGAGTCTTTTAGAAGCTAGGACAAGGGCATAGgcaaatttttatatttttttatagtttaattCTACCCTTTGTAACACCTTACTCGTGAAATACACAAGTCATTGTCCATCCTTCTCTTCTCAGACGAGGGCGGAGGTGATGGCCTTTTCTACTACGGCTAAGTACATTAtgagttcttctccttctttgAGTCTGATTAGGATAGGTGTCTGGCTGAAGAATTTTTTGAAGTCTTGAAAGGCTTGCTCATATTCTTGAGTCCACTAGAATTTATGTCCCTTTTTTTGGATTGAGAATAAAGGTAAGATTTCAAAGCCGACTCCGCTAAGAATCTGGATAAAGCTACCAATCTTCCATTTAGCTGTTGAACCTCCTTTAGACAAGTTGGGCTTTGCATCTCCAAAATTGCCCTGCATTTGTCTGGGTTGGCTTCAATGCCTCTTTGAGTGAGCATGAATCTTAGGAACTTCCCAACTTCTACTGCAAAGGTGCACTTTGTGggattgataaaccccaattttagggtttatcttgtattgaatttagtgAATTTTATTAACTTATCCCACATTTATTctatgaaatagcatggttttgtgaatttctcctaaattgtgcttaagagtgaaaacatactttttaggcccttaatttgctaaatttaattctctttAATTCCATTCAATACCTTGACGTGTTTGTTTAGTAATTTCAGGTTTAGAAGGCCAAGATTGGattgaagaagtgaagaaaaagcatgcaaaatagagaattcatgaagaaatgaggatTTGGTGGAAATCATGACCATGTGTACGCATGCCTCACGTGTACACGTGACACTTAtcacatgacctcattaaaggaACACACTAAGGGCGATTTCTGGACTTGCTGGAGCCCAATctaactcatttctgaagctattAGAGGTCAAATTCAAGAAGGATGAAAGAAGGAGCAATTAGAGTAGTGTAGGAATCATGCTTTAGGTtagttctagagagagaagctccttcttctctctagaaattaAGGTTCTTAGTTTAATTGTCTCTTAGATTTAgggtttaattcttgttttcaatTAGTTTTCATTGCAATTTCTTGTTCTTACATCTTTGTTCTCTTAGttcttcttgttaattttccttCTTATGTCACTTTTTAGTTTCATgaactcttgttaatttttatttccATTTAACAGaattttatgttttcatgttTATTGATGCTTGTTTGAGTTATAGTTACTATTTTCTTGCATTTGGTACTTtagaatttatatttcttgcaatttaatatgcttttctttttatgcacaccaagtgtttgacaaaatgcttggattaggcttagagtagatttttgtgttcttggcttggaaagagaaattaggcaatcttgagtcattaatacccaacttatgttggtgatctagagttgttagttaatattgtttccattgacgctaatcttttgctaattcaattagtaagttgattaggacttatggattgagataactagtcttatttgactttctccCAATGTTGGAGAGAACAAAATAGGATTATCTCTTGATAATTATTGTGTCATGATTAATGACTAGGATATAAAACCTtgattctcaatccttgccatgaatgcctctttagtatttgttatatttagttgtttgatttactttattttcatttaaatttcttgcaTTATTATCACCCTACCCCGTGAAACTCATAAACAATAATTAAGTATTCgattgcaattcctagggagaatgatcCGGGAGCAATACTCTCAGTTACTTTTATTgggttgaacttgtgacaaccaaaattaaactttgattgaggcTTGTTTGTCGGTTTGGacctatacttcgacgagattattttttgataaattctaGACTGACGAAAATCCTTATATCAGGGATTTAATCTCATCCCGTGCTACCTCATCGTGTTATACACTTTTGCAAGGTTGGGCAACAGAATTTTCTTCCTTAGTCTTTATAAGCATATCAATGAAAGAGGTATTCTCTTGATCCAACTTATACATCAGAATTTGGTTGTATCCCAaacaaggttctgaaaaccagTTCGGATAGGCTGGTCAAATCGGTTGAACCATAAACCGTGAAGAAATATGGCTCGGGCAAATAGCAAAACTGGAGATTTCAAAAACTGGAGTTGAACTGGTGAACCGACTGGGAACCGGTCAATCGAACCGAACGCTGACCCGGGCGGATTTTTGAATGTTTAGCCAAACGTTGCCGTTTCAACTTCTGCACTTAGCCAGTTAGCCCTAACTCCATCTGATGCTCAGATCCAGCTTTCAGAAGTCCAGAACGCCTCTCTCACACGACAGGGCTCTTCCCAATCTCATCGAGCTCCAGGTCGTCCCTCACTTCCATCAAGGCATCTAGCCACTGCCTCGTGCCACCGCCGTCGCGATAGGGCTCGCTCCCTTCCCCTCCGTCGCGCAGGAGCCATCGCAACCTTCCTTTCCTTCCATCGTGTTGCCACGGTGGGAACGTCGAAGCCTCTGTCGCGCAGCCACGCCGCCGCTGACACTTGCTCTGTTGGTCACTCGGTTTGAAGGTGCTCTACCACTGCTCCTTGTCTTGGTCACTTGGTGTCTCTGTCTCCCTCTTGCATGCTTTGTTGAAGGCGTCTTTGAGCTTCCTggtaattttttgaaaaattgattgtttgattgaataattgttgcatTTCTCTGTCACCATAATAAGTATGATTGAATAATTGTTTGAATATATGAAGCTCTTTGAACTGAAGTCACTAAAGTGTGAAGTCTGATATACTGATATAATGATATTGAACTGTGAAGTATGAAGTCTATTAAGCTCTGTGAACTGAACTGTGAACTTTGTTTAATAATTGTTGTTTACTAAactaatttttctttatttactGAACTGAATTTTGTTGTTTGTTGaataattatgaataattttGGATGTTGTTTGTTGTGAACTTGATATTATTGGGTTAGAGTGGGTTGTTATGATATTGTAATTGGAAAAATCATTGTTGGATTGCTGTTAATGTTTAGGTATGGATGAGAGTATCAACCAAGAACTACTAAGGAATAATAATATTGAGAATAACTCGGCTTCAAATGAACCTTCACTTCCTTACAGATCTAACAAAATTCAATCACATACTTCTAATGTTCGGGGAAAAACTGATCCTGCTTGGATATGTtgctttacaaaatataaatgaaAAACCGCATTACCAATGCTTATTTTGTCAGAGTACTTTTGGGGCGGGGGaattaatagaataaaaaagCATTTGGTGAAGATAGGTGGAGATATTAAGAAATGTTCTAAGGTCCTTTATGACGTAGAAAAACAAATGGAAGGttgataagcggataatttatacgctttttggcattgtttttaggtagtttctagtatgttctagttactttttagtatatttttattagtttttatgcaaaaatcacatttctagactttactatgagtttgtgtgtttttctgtgaaagtagacatcttgggctttccagcaatgtataatagtccatactttgcccgatatttgatggcccaaactggcgtccaaacgcccaccagagacctttttctggcgtaaaaggccagaactggcaccaaagctagagttaaacgcccaaaactgGTGCTTgaactccaagaagagcctatgcacgtgaaagcttcaatgctcagcccaaacacacactaagtgggccccggaagtggatttctgcactatctactcattttctataaacctagtttactagtttagtataaatagcaccctttactattgtattcacaTCTTTGGACCATTTTTCGATCCTTTGATAAGGTCTTTGAACCCTATTTTGAATGTATTATGctatttggggaggctggccattcgtccatgcctagaccttgtttttatgtatttttcaacggtggagtttctacacctcatagattaaggtgaggagctctgctgttcctcgagtattaatgcaagtattattatttttatattcaattcacgcctacttctcctccaagatatactcttatacttaattcagttaagtcagaatgaaggggtgacccgtgacaattaCCCCAATCTttgttactcgcttagccaagatccgcgtgcctgacaaccacaaagcagtctacatgatgttcaacgtagtcattggatgacagctggagtatattctctttGGTCTCTGACCCACGGATCTGAAttacctctcctgacaacagagcattcgaatccgtgacgttagaaccttcgtggtataagctagaatcaattggtagcattcttgagatccgaaaagtctaaatcttgtgtgtggtattccgagtaggatctggaatgggatgactgtgatgagcttcaaactcgtgactgttgggcgcagtgacagtgtgtaaaagaataaatgtattctattccgacacgatcgagaactgacagctgattagccatgcgggaaaccgtagaggacatattttcactgagaggacggatggtagccattgacaacggtgatccaccaacatacagcttgccatggaagggagtacgcaCGATAGGATGAGGACAGTAGGAAACCAGAGGTTCAgaggcaacaaagcatctctaaatgcttatctgaaattcccaccaaggAACTACATAAGTAACTTTACAATATGACcgtagcttgcttcaagccgacaatctcgtgggatcgacccttactcacgtaaggtattacttggatgacccagtgcacttgctggtcagctatgcgaagttgtgaaaagtgtgaatccGATTTTgcataccaagtttttggcgccgttgccagtgattgtttgagtttggacaactgacggttcatcttgttgcttagattaggtaatttttttcttgttctattttcaaaaatttttcaaaaaaaattgtattttttgtttgagtctagagtcaaattttaagtttggggtcaattgcatgtttttatttttctagcatttttcaaaaactcatgcatatgttcttcttgatcttcaagttgttcttgatgattgtctttgtttgatcttgtgattttcttgttttgtgtcttttcttacttttcatatgcatttttaatttgtttgtgtctaagcattaaaaatttctcaatttggtgtcttgcatttgtttcttttcttcaaaatatttcaaaaatatgttcttgatgttcatcacgatcttcaaagtgttcttggtgttcatattgacattcaaagtgttcttgcatgcatcattggttttgatctaaatttttatgttttgagtcaattttttttgttttttctctttcctcattaaaattcaaaagtaaaaaaatatcttttcattttcactcataaatttcgaaattttgggttgacttagtcaaagatttttaaaatttagttttttcttgtttgtcaagtcaaaatttcaattttaaattttttttatcttttcaaatctttttcattttttcttaatattttcaaaaaattgattttcaaaatcttcttatttttatttcataattttcgaaattattactaacaattaatgttttgattcaaaaatttcaagtttgttactttcttgttaagaaagcttcaatctttaaattctagaatcatatcttttagtttcttgttagtcaagtcatcaacttcaattttcaaaataaaacctttttaaatttctttttcaaatcattttcaaaatagatttcaatcatatctttttcaaaacttaatttcaaaatctttttctaacttattatcttttcaaaacttattttcaaatctttttcaattaactacttgactttttgtttgattttaaaaagtttactaattcttatctttttcagaaccacctaactacttttctctctccaTTTTTCGAAAACCACTaacaactt
The Arachis stenosperma cultivar V10309 chromosome 7, arast.V10309.gnm1.PFL2, whole genome shotgun sequence genome window above contains:
- the LOC130939393 gene encoding uncharacterized protein LOC130939393: MAIKTKKLNPRYIGPFEVLRRVGPVAYQVVLSLCLSNLHDVFHMSQLRKYTSDAAYVLEPESVELKENLTFQVTSVRIDDTNVKKLQGKEVLLAKVAWKRVGVEEHT